One window of Globicephala melas chromosome 2, mGloMel1.2, whole genome shotgun sequence genomic DNA carries:
- the PRPF39 gene encoding pre-mRNA-processing factor 39 isoform X1 has translation MQNSHMDEYRSSNNGSTGNSSEVVVDQSTDFSTEIMNVTEMEQSPDGSPNVNTTTEENEIANTVDLPVTETEANFPPEYEKFWKTVESNPQDFTGWVYLLQYVEQENHLMAARKAFDKFFIHYPYCYGYWKKYADLEKRHDNIKQSDEVYRRGLQAIPLSVDLWIHYINFLKETLDPGDPETNSTIRGTFEHAVLAAGTDFRSDRLWEMYINWENEQGNLREVTAIYDRILGIPTQLYSHHFQRFKEHIQNNLPRDLLTGEQFIQLRRELASVNGHSGDDGPPGDDLPSGIEDITDPAKLITEIENMRHRIIEIHQEMFNYNEHEVSKRWTFEEGIKRPYFHVKPLEKAQLKNWKEYLEFEIENGTHERVVVLFERCVISCALYEEFWIKYAKYMENHSIEGVRHVFSRACTIHLPKKPMVHMLWAAFEEQQGNINEARNILRTFEECVLGLAMVRLRRVSLERRLGNMEEAERLLQEAIKNAKSNNESSFYAIKLARHLFKIQKNLPKSRKVLLEAIERDKENTKLYLNLLEMEYSGDLKQNEENILNCFDKAIHGSLPMKMRITFSQRKVEFLEDFGSDVNKLLNAYDEHQTLLKEQDSLKRKAENGSEEPEEKKAHTEDTTSSSTQMIDGDLQANQAAYNYSAWYQYNYQNPWNYGQYYPPPPT, from the exons aTGCAAAATTCTCACATGGATGAGTACAGAAGTTCCAATAATGGCAGCACAGGCAACAGTTCAGAGGTAGTGGTAGATCAGTCTACTGATTTCAGTACTGAGATTATGAATGTTACAGAAATGGAACAGTCACCTGATGGATCTCCTAATGTGAATACAACTacggaagaaaatgaaatagcaaATACTGTGGACCTCCCAGTGACAGAAACAGAAGCAAATTTCCCTCCAGAATATGAAAAGTTTTGGAAAACTGTAGAAAGTAATCCTCAGGATTTTACAGGCTGGGTATATTTGCTTCAGTATGTAGAACAGGAG aATCACTTGATGGCTGCCAGGAAAGCGTTTGACAAATTTTTCATACACTATCCGTATTGCTATGGTTATTGGAAAAAGTATGCAGACCTCGAAAAGCGGCATGACAACATTAAACAATCAGATGAG GTGTATCGCCGGGGGCTTCAGGCAATACCTCTTAGTGTTGACCTTTGGATACATTATATAAACTTCTTAAAAGAAACATTGGACCCTGGTGATCCTGAGACAAACAGTACAATAAGAGG AACTTTTGAGCATGCTGTTCTAGCTGCAGGAACAGATTTCCGATCTGACAGACTCTGGGAAATGTATATAAACTGGGAAAATGAACAGGGAAACCTGAGAGAAGTTACAGCTATATACGATCGTATTCTTGGTATTCCAACACAGCTGTACAGTCATCATTTTCAGAG atttaaagaacatatacagaatAACTTACCTAGAGATCTTCTAACTGGTGAACAGTTTATTCAGCTGCGAAGGGAATTAGCTTCTGTAAATGGGCATAGTGGTGATGATGGTCCTCCTGGTGATGATCTACCATCAGGAATTGAAGACATAACTGATCCAGCAAAG ctaattactgaaatagaaaacatgagacATAGAATCATTGAAATTcatcaagaaatgtttaattataATGAGCATGAAGTTAGTAAAAGATGGACATTTGAAGAAGGT ATTAAAAGACCTTATTTTCATGTGAAACCATTGGAAAAGGCACAACTGAAAAACTGGAAAGAATACTTagaatttgaaattgaaaatgGGACTCATGAACGAGTTGTGGTTCTCTTTGAAAGATGTGTCATATCATGTGCCCTCTATGAGGAGTTTTGGATTAAG TATGCCAAGTATATGGAAAATCATAGCATTGAAGGAGTGAGGCATGTCTTCAGCAGAGCTTGCACAATTCATCTCCCAAAGAAACCCATGGTGCATATGCTTTGGGCAGCTTTTGAGGAACAGCAGG GTAATATTAATGAAGCCAGGAATATCTTGAGAACATTTGAAGAATGTGTTCTAGGATTGGCAATGGTTCGTTTGAGAAGAGTAAGTTTAGAACGACGGCTTGGAAATATGGAAGAAGCTGAACGTTTGCTTCAGGAAGCTATTAAAAATGCCAAATCAAATAATGAATCATCATTTTATGCTATCAAACTAGCCCGAcatcttttcaaaatacaaaaaaaccttccaaaatCAAGAAAGGTGCTTTTGGAAGCTATTGAAAGAGACAAa GAGAACACaaagttatacctcaatttacTTGAAATGGAATATAGTGGTGACctcaaacaaaatgaagaaaatatcctAAATTGTTTTGACAAAGCTATACATGGTTCATTACCTATGAAAATGAGAATTACATTTTCTCAGAGAAAAGTGGAATTTCTTGAAGATTTTGGTTCAGATGTTAATAA gCTTCTGAATGCTTATGATGAACATCAAACACTCCTAAAAGAACAGgattctttaaaaaggaaagcagaaaacgG ATCAGAAGaaccagaggaaaagaaagcacaCACAGAAGATACAACTTCATCATCTACGCAGATGATTGATGGTGATTTACAGGCAAATCAAGCTGCTTATAATTATAGTGCCTGGTATCAA taCAATTATCAGAATCCTTGGAATTATGGACAGTATTATCCTCCCCCTCCAACCTGA
- the FKBP3 gene encoding peptidyl-prolyl cis-trans isomerase FKBP3 yields the protein MAAAVPQRAWTVEQLRSEQLPKKDIIKFLQDHGSDSFLAEHKLLGNIKNVAKTANKDHLVTAYNHLFESKRFKGTESISKVSEQVKNVKLNEDKPKETKSEETLDEGPPKYTKSVLKKGDKTNFPKKGDIVHCWYTGTLQDGTVFDTNIQTSSKKKKNAKPLSFKVGIGKVIRGWDEALLTMSKGEKARLEIEPEWAYGKKGQPDAKIPPNAKLIFEVELVDID from the exons ATGGCGGCGGCCGTTCCACAGCGGGCCTGGACCGTGGAGCAGCTGCGCAGCGAGCAGCTCCCTAAGAAGGACATTATCAAGTTTCTGCAGGATCACGGTTCAGATTCG tttcttgCAGAACATAAGTTATtaggaaacattaaaaatgtgGCCAAGACAGCTAACAAGGACCATTTGGTTACAGCCTATAACCATCTTTTTGAAAGTAAG CGTTTCAAGGGTACTGAAAGTATAAGCAAAGTGTCTGAGCAGGTGAAAAATGTGAAGCTTAAtgaagataaacccaaagaaaccaAGTCTGAAGAGACTCTGGATGAG ggtccaccaaaatatacaaaatctgttcttaaaaaaggagataaaaccAACTTTCCCAAAAAGGGAGATATTGTTCACTGCTGGTATACAGGAACACTACAGGATGGGACTGTTTTTGATACTAATATTCAAACGA GTtcgaagaagaagaaaaatgccaAGCCTTTAAGTTTTAAGGTTGGGATAGGCAAAGTTATCAGAGGA TGGGATGAAGCACTCTTGACTATGAGTAAAGGAGAAAAGGCTCGACTGGAGATTGAACCAGAATGGGCTTATGGAAAGAAAGGACAGCCTGATGCTAA AATTCCACCAAATGCAAAACTTATTTTTGAAGTGGAATTAGTGGATATTGACTGA
- the PRPF39 gene encoding pre-mRNA-processing factor 39 isoform X2, whose translation MQGLLRFEDQDSARGDQNIAMFYPTSTQMVYRRGLQAIPLSVDLWIHYINFLKETLDPGDPETNSTIRGTFEHAVLAAGTDFRSDRLWEMYINWENEQGNLREVTAIYDRILGIPTQLYSHHFQRFKEHIQNNLPRDLLTGEQFIQLRRELASVNGHSGDDGPPGDDLPSGIEDITDPAKLITEIENMRHRIIEIHQEMFNYNEHEVSKRWTFEEGIKRPYFHVKPLEKAQLKNWKEYLEFEIENGTHERVVVLFERCVISCALYEEFWIKYAKYMENHSIEGVRHVFSRACTIHLPKKPMVHMLWAAFEEQQGNINEARNILRTFEECVLGLAMVRLRRVSLERRLGNMEEAERLLQEAIKNAKSNNESSFYAIKLARHLFKIQKNLPKSRKVLLEAIERDKENTKLYLNLLEMEYSGDLKQNEENILNCFDKAIHGSLPMKMRITFSQRKVEFLEDFGSDVNKLLNAYDEHQTLLKEQDSLKRKAENGSEEPEEKKAHTEDTTSSSTQMIDGDLQANQAAYNYSAWYQYNYQNPWNYGQYYPPPPT comes from the exons ATGCAGGGACTGCTGCGCTTTGAAGATCAAGACTCTGCACGTGGGGATCAGAACATTGCCATGTTCTATCCAACCTCCACCCAAATG GTGTATCGCCGGGGGCTTCAGGCAATACCTCTTAGTGTTGACCTTTGGATACATTATATAAACTTCTTAAAAGAAACATTGGACCCTGGTGATCCTGAGACAAACAGTACAATAAGAGG AACTTTTGAGCATGCTGTTCTAGCTGCAGGAACAGATTTCCGATCTGACAGACTCTGGGAAATGTATATAAACTGGGAAAATGAACAGGGAAACCTGAGAGAAGTTACAGCTATATACGATCGTATTCTTGGTATTCCAACACAGCTGTACAGTCATCATTTTCAGAG atttaaagaacatatacagaatAACTTACCTAGAGATCTTCTAACTGGTGAACAGTTTATTCAGCTGCGAAGGGAATTAGCTTCTGTAAATGGGCATAGTGGTGATGATGGTCCTCCTGGTGATGATCTACCATCAGGAATTGAAGACATAACTGATCCAGCAAAG ctaattactgaaatagaaaacatgagacATAGAATCATTGAAATTcatcaagaaatgtttaattataATGAGCATGAAGTTAGTAAAAGATGGACATTTGAAGAAGGT ATTAAAAGACCTTATTTTCATGTGAAACCATTGGAAAAGGCACAACTGAAAAACTGGAAAGAATACTTagaatttgaaattgaaaatgGGACTCATGAACGAGTTGTGGTTCTCTTTGAAAGATGTGTCATATCATGTGCCCTCTATGAGGAGTTTTGGATTAAG TATGCCAAGTATATGGAAAATCATAGCATTGAAGGAGTGAGGCATGTCTTCAGCAGAGCTTGCACAATTCATCTCCCAAAGAAACCCATGGTGCATATGCTTTGGGCAGCTTTTGAGGAACAGCAGG GTAATATTAATGAAGCCAGGAATATCTTGAGAACATTTGAAGAATGTGTTCTAGGATTGGCAATGGTTCGTTTGAGAAGAGTAAGTTTAGAACGACGGCTTGGAAATATGGAAGAAGCTGAACGTTTGCTTCAGGAAGCTATTAAAAATGCCAAATCAAATAATGAATCATCATTTTATGCTATCAAACTAGCCCGAcatcttttcaaaatacaaaaaaaccttccaaaatCAAGAAAGGTGCTTTTGGAAGCTATTGAAAGAGACAAa GAGAACACaaagttatacctcaatttacTTGAAATGGAATATAGTGGTGACctcaaacaaaatgaagaaaatatcctAAATTGTTTTGACAAAGCTATACATGGTTCATTACCTATGAAAATGAGAATTACATTTTCTCAGAGAAAAGTGGAATTTCTTGAAGATTTTGGTTCAGATGTTAATAA gCTTCTGAATGCTTATGATGAACATCAAACACTCCTAAAAGAACAGgattctttaaaaaggaaagcagaaaacgG ATCAGAAGaaccagaggaaaagaaagcacaCACAGAAGATACAACTTCATCATCTACGCAGATGATTGATGGTGATTTACAGGCAAATCAAGCTGCTTATAATTATAGTGCCTGGTATCAA taCAATTATCAGAATCCTTGGAATTATGGACAGTATTATCCTCCCCCTCCAACCTGA